A single window of Halalkalicoccus subterraneus DNA harbors:
- a CDS encoding universal stress protein, translating into MAKRLFERVLLPVASEQDAALTCDRLFEETDEIGTLVALHVIEKAGGGIDKASVEQREENAESIFDVVDERTRDSTATVEHRISYGTDVTETILADAREEDASVIVFVPRESNRWINLLTGDTTYSLVSETDRPVLVLPS; encoded by the coding sequence ATGGCTAAGCGACTCTTCGAGCGTGTGTTGCTCCCCGTCGCAAGCGAGCAGGACGCAGCTCTGACCTGCGATCGCCTGTTCGAGGAGACCGACGAGATCGGGACGCTCGTCGCACTCCACGTCATCGAAAAGGCCGGCGGCGGGATCGACAAGGCGTCGGTCGAACAACGCGAGGAGAACGCCGAGTCGATCTTCGACGTGGTTGATGAGCGTACGCGCGACTCGACCGCTACTGTCGAACATCGGATTAGCTATGGGACTGACGTAACCGAGACGATCCTCGCAGACGCCCGAGAGGAGGACGCGTCCGTGATCGTATTCGTCCCACGAGAATCGAATCGGTGGATCAACCTCTTGACCGGCGATACGACGTACTCGCTGGTTTCGGAGACGGACCGGCCGGTGCTCGTTTTGCCGTCCTGA